Proteins encoded within one genomic window of Hermetia illucens chromosome 2, iHerIll2.2.curated.20191125, whole genome shotgun sequence:
- the LOC119649717 gene encoding ubiquitin carboxyl-terminal hydrolase nonstop isoform X1, producing the protein MGEIATACQHFAAYVKEFGFDSFSVVHAFFSACVTKEARRRKALSCLCYTCGGSGPQLYSCLHCIYFGCKGQHILDHLKTSKHVIALELCYGMIYCNSCKDFIYDQQCQAIAEKHLRKEARNLNKSVSWRPWIPSQVEMNLLRQHPKRRHVTPCSSIGLRGLLNLGSTCFMNCIVQALIHTPLLRDYFLSERHECSIKSSINCLVCEVSRLFQEFYSGARGPLSLHRLLHLIWNHARHLAGYEQQDAHEFFMATLDVLHRHCENSQNNESDKNSIAQKTETSNTQCNCIIDQIFTGGLQSDVVCQKCQGVSTTIDPFWDISLDLGEAQPGGGPPKSLIDCLERFTRAEHLGSNVKIKCSNCESYQESTKQLSMRTLPIVASFHLKRFERISLVSETNAHDHSMSRALSLYPNHILQINKKISTFISFPSELDMTPFMSQKKDNHGDYRYSLYAVVNHVGTLDKGHYTAYVRHQKDIWVKCDDDIITTATIKQVLDSEGYLLFYHKKVLEYE; encoded by the exons ATGGGCGAAATTGCCACGGCCTGTCAGCATTTTGCGGCTTACGTGAAGGAGTTTGGCTTCGATTCGTTTAGTGTGGTGCACGCTTTCTTCTCTGCgtgcgtaacaaaagaagcGAGGAGGCGGAAG GCTTTATCATGTTTGTGTTACACATGCGGCGGCTCAGGCCCACAACTTTACTCCTGTCTGCATTGTATTTACTTCGGCTGTAAAGGTCAACATATTCTCGATCATCTTAAAACAAGCAAACATGTCATCGCATTAGAACTTTGCTATGGAATGATTTACTGTAACTCATGCAAGGATTTTATCTATGATCAGCAGTGCCAAGCTATCGCCGAAAAACATCTAAGAAAAGAGGCtaggaatttaaataaaagcgTGTCATGGCGTCCATGGATACCATCGCAGGTTGAAATGAATCTGCTGCGACAGCATCCGAAAAGGCGTCATGTAACTCCATGTTCATCGATTGGCTTGAGAGGTCTACTTAATCTGGGCTCGACGTGCTTTATGAATTGCATAGTCCAGGCCTTGATACACACACCATTGCTGCGAGATTATTTTCTCTCAGAACGACATGAATGTAGCATTaaatcatccatcaactgtTTAGTTTGCGAGGTTTCTCGTTTATTTCAG GAGTTTTATTCTGGAGCTCGCGGGCCACTGTCACTGCATCGTCTGCTTCATCTCATCTGGAATCACGCAAGGCATTTGGCAGGCTACGAACAGCAAGATGCTCATGAATTTTTTATGGCAACCTTGGATGTCTTGCATCGTCACTGTGAAAACTCACAGAACAACGAATCTGACAAAAATTCAATCGCACAGAAAACGGAAACGTCCAACACGCAGTGCAATTGCATAATAGATCAAATATTCACGGGAGGACTACAAAGTGATGTTGTATGCCAAAAATGTCAAGGAGTATCAACTACGATCGATCCTTTTTGGGATATCTCTCTGGACTTGGGCGAAGCACAACCGGGTGGTGGCCCACCAAAGAGTTTGATTGATTGCTTGGAAAGGTTTACGCGGGCCGAACATTTAGGTTCCAATGTAAAAATTAAATGCTCGAATTGTGAAAGCTATCAGGAATCGACGAAACAACTATCGATGCGGACATTACCTATCGTCGCTAGTTTTCATTTGAAGCGGTTCGAACGTATTAGCCTCGTAAGTGAAACCAATGCACATGATCATTCAATGTCCCGAGCTCTATCACTGTATCCTAACCATATTTTGCAGATTAATAAGAAAATTTCCACATTTATATCCTTTCCATCAGAACTTGACATGACACCATTTATGTCGCAAAAAAAGGATAATCACGGAGATTATCGATACTCTCTTTATGCCGTTGTAAATCACGTAGGCACTCTCGATAAGGGTCACTATACGGCCTACGTGAGACATCAAAAGGATATTTGGGTAAAATGTGACGATGACATTATAACAACTGCCACCATTAAACAAGTATTAGATAGTGAAGG GTATTTACTATTTTACCACAAGAAAGTGCTTGAATACGAGTAA
- the LOC119649717 gene encoding ubiquitin carboxyl-terminal hydrolase nonstop isoform X2, which translates to MGEIATACQHFAAYVKEFGFDSFSVVHAFFSACVTKEARRRKALSCLCYTCGGSGPQLYSCLHCIYFGCKGQHILDHLKTSKHVIALELCYGMIYCNSCKDFIYDQQCQAIAEKHLRKEARNLNKSVSWRPWIPSQVEMNLLRQHPKRRHVTPCSSIGLRGLLNLGSTCFMNCIVQALIHTPLLRDYFLSERHECSIKSSINCLVCEVSRLFQEFYSGARGPLSLHRLLHLIWNHARHLAGYEQQDAHEFFMATLDVLHRHCENSQNNESDKNSIAQKTETSNTQCNCIIDQIFTGGLQSDVVCQKCQGVSTTIDPFWDISLDLGEAQPGGGPPKSLIDCLERFTRAEHLGSNVKIKCSNCESYQESTKQLSMRTLPIVASFHLKRFERISLINKKISTFISFPSELDMTPFMSQKKDNHGDYRYSLYAVVNHVGTLDKGHYTAYVRHQKDIWVKCDDDIITTATIKQVLDSEGYLLFYHKKVLEYE; encoded by the exons ATGGGCGAAATTGCCACGGCCTGTCAGCATTTTGCGGCTTACGTGAAGGAGTTTGGCTTCGATTCGTTTAGTGTGGTGCACGCTTTCTTCTCTGCgtgcgtaacaaaagaagcGAGGAGGCGGAAG GCTTTATCATGTTTGTGTTACACATGCGGCGGCTCAGGCCCACAACTTTACTCCTGTCTGCATTGTATTTACTTCGGCTGTAAAGGTCAACATATTCTCGATCATCTTAAAACAAGCAAACATGTCATCGCATTAGAACTTTGCTATGGAATGATTTACTGTAACTCATGCAAGGATTTTATCTATGATCAGCAGTGCCAAGCTATCGCCGAAAAACATCTAAGAAAAGAGGCtaggaatttaaataaaagcgTGTCATGGCGTCCATGGATACCATCGCAGGTTGAAATGAATCTGCTGCGACAGCATCCGAAAAGGCGTCATGTAACTCCATGTTCATCGATTGGCTTGAGAGGTCTACTTAATCTGGGCTCGACGTGCTTTATGAATTGCATAGTCCAGGCCTTGATACACACACCATTGCTGCGAGATTATTTTCTCTCAGAACGACATGAATGTAGCATTaaatcatccatcaactgtTTAGTTTGCGAGGTTTCTCGTTTATTTCAG GAGTTTTATTCTGGAGCTCGCGGGCCACTGTCACTGCATCGTCTGCTTCATCTCATCTGGAATCACGCAAGGCATTTGGCAGGCTACGAACAGCAAGATGCTCATGAATTTTTTATGGCAACCTTGGATGTCTTGCATCGTCACTGTGAAAACTCACAGAACAACGAATCTGACAAAAATTCAATCGCACAGAAAACGGAAACGTCCAACACGCAGTGCAATTGCATAATAGATCAAATATTCACGGGAGGACTACAAAGTGATGTTGTATGCCAAAAATGTCAAGGAGTATCAACTACGATCGATCCTTTTTGGGATATCTCTCTGGACTTGGGCGAAGCACAACCGGGTGGTGGCCCACCAAAGAGTTTGATTGATTGCTTGGAAAGGTTTACGCGGGCCGAACATTTAGGTTCCAATGTAAAAATTAAATGCTCGAATTGTGAAAGCTATCAGGAATCGACGAAACAACTATCGATGCGGACATTACCTATCGTCGCTAGTTTTCATTTGAAGCGGTTCGAACGTATTAGCCTC ATTAATAAGAAAATTTCCACATTTATATCCTTTCCATCAGAACTTGACATGACACCATTTATGTCGCAAAAAAAGGATAATCACGGAGATTATCGATACTCTCTTTATGCCGTTGTAAATCACGTAGGCACTCTCGATAAGGGTCACTATACGGCCTACGTGAGACATCAAAAGGATATTTGGGTAAAATGTGACGATGACATTATAACAACTGCCACCATTAAACAAGTATTAGATAGTGAAGG GTATTTACTATTTTACCACAAGAAAGTGCTTGAATACGAGTAA